A genomic segment from Nitrosopumilus sp. K4 encodes:
- a CDS encoding DNA-binding protein, which yields MSNDTNDVIFIGKKPLMTYVNSAIIQLSSIPEITLKARGYTMGLAIDVSQVILRKTKIFEIGTIKVSSEQLVSADGRKRDVSTIEIPIKRIS from the coding sequence ATGTCAAATGATACAAATGATGTTATCTTTATTGGAAAAAAACCCCTTATGACTTATGTTAATTCTGCAATAATCCAACTATCCTCGATTCCTGAAATTACATTAAAGGCTAGAGGTTATACCATGGGATTGGCAATTGATGTTTCTCAAGTGATATTGAGAAAGACCAAAATTTTTGAAATTGGGACTATCAAAGTAAGCTCTGAACAACTTGTATCTGCAGACGGCAGAAAAAGAGATGTCTCTACTATTGAAATTCCTATCAAGAGGATTTCATAG
- a CDS encoding CxxC-x17-CxxC domain-containing protein — protein MSEDRKMYKCTCADCGKDSEVPFEPKEGRPVYCRECLPKHRSRRF, from the coding sequence ATGTCTGAAGACAGAAAAATGTACAAATGTACATGTGCAGATTGCGGCAAAGACTCTGAAGTTCCTTTTGAACCAAAAGAAGGAAGACCAGTGTATTGTCGTGAATGTTTACCAAAACACCGTAGTAGAAGATTTTAA
- a CDS encoding Vms1/Ankzf1 family peptidyl-tRNA hydrolase produces MKSHLETSEISPDEWLSINQFLFEIKQIEKPCVSVYYPYGKGTETISLLKNTKREESIERIEKEIEKRISRLKKHPTTVGKTTKTLCIFGWIQNGKVTIKEIGTSKKLPYIYTVSKKPHIKPFFDILKTNHDVIFVILDQKSAKIQKFHGGQSIEEAKLGIDLRGRHKKGGQSQGRFLRARNTKIHVFFKKIAAKIRMMSQDVNLILIGGNGNAKTEFFDELDTESKKKCRFVTNVSFSTPKSKVYEKIIHHLYKQRRQHVSDVISRYEKLVKEGLTAKKNSVIYKALELGAVETLIVSADYHTSTQFRKIMKMLEIAKNTAAKIEFATSPKIIEKLDINDSVLAILRYRIK; encoded by the coding sequence GTGAAGAGTCATTTAGAAACATCAGAAATTTCACCTGATGAATGGTTATCAATAAATCAATTTCTATTTGAAATAAAACAAATTGAAAAACCATGTGTTTCAGTATACTATCCATATGGAAAAGGCACAGAAACAATATCATTATTAAAAAATACAAAACGAGAAGAATCTATCGAGAGAATAGAAAAGGAGATTGAAAAAAGAATTTCAAGGTTAAAGAAACACCCTACAACGGTCGGAAAAACTACAAAAACATTATGTATTTTCGGATGGATTCAGAATGGAAAAGTCACCATTAAAGAAATTGGAACATCAAAAAAATTGCCATATATTTACACAGTGAGCAAAAAACCACACATCAAACCATTTTTTGATATTCTAAAAACAAATCACGATGTGATTTTTGTAATACTCGATCAAAAATCAGCTAAAATTCAAAAATTTCACGGTGGGCAAAGTATAGAAGAAGCAAAACTAGGAATTGATCTTCGAGGAAGGCATAAAAAAGGTGGGCAAAGTCAAGGAAGGTTTTTGAGAGCCCGCAATACAAAGATTCACGTTTTTTTTAAAAAAATTGCTGCAAAAATACGAATGATGAGTCAAGACGTAAACCTCATATTAATAGGAGGAAACGGCAATGCCAAAACAGAATTCTTTGATGAATTAGACACAGAATCAAAAAAGAAATGCAGATTTGTAACAAATGTTTCTTTTTCTACTCCAAAATCTAAGGTTTATGAAAAAATTATCCATCATTTATACAAGCAAAGAAGACAACATGTATCAGACGTCATATCTAGATATGAAAAACTCGTCAAAGAAGGACTCACTGCCAAGAAAAATAGCGTAATTTACAAGGCATTAGAGTTAGGAGCTGTGGAAACACTGATTGTTTCTGCTGACTACCACACAAGCACACAATTCAGGAAAATAATGAAAATGTTGGAGATTGCAAAAAACACAGCAGCAAAAATAGAATTTGCCACATCGCCTAAAATAATTGAAAAACTAGACATTAATGATTCAGTTTTGGCCATTTTACGCTATAGAATCAAATGA
- a CDS encoding ParB/RepB/Spo0J family partition protein produces MARRYKPTISYRLKEIPIKQIHIWKEAQARKLDREGISELAKSIKSEGLLNPPLVQKEGKSYLLMSGQRRLAAMKRLGAKKIPVHLLTKKTAYDLEDAKAASVVENIHRNDMNHKETADACKFLTETIGKSAAARSMGMSLPTLNKYLGFSGVPDKLKAFVPQQLSRDEMTRLYQTVPNVSKAIKIVEKISKLDPQLRKKYLIALSRSPKSSHQKLLKQAKSLRIKQKISFKLSKTNAKKLARASDTLDTTPDDLAGKIIADYLKRKKRR; encoded by the coding sequence GTGGCAAGACGTTACAAACCCACTATTTCTTATAGATTAAAAGAAATTCCTATAAAACAAATTCATATTTGGAAAGAAGCTCAGGCAAGAAAATTAGATCGAGAAGGAATTTCTGAGCTTGCAAAATCTATCAAAAGTGAAGGTTTGCTAAACCCTCCTCTTGTACAGAAAGAAGGCAAGTCTTACTTGTTGATGTCTGGTCAACGCAGATTGGCAGCAATGAAACGACTTGGTGCCAAAAAAATTCCTGTTCATTTGTTGACTAAAAAAACTGCATATGATCTTGAGGATGCAAAAGCTGCATCTGTTGTAGAAAATATTCACAGAAACGACATGAATCATAAAGAAACTGCAGATGCATGTAAATTTTTGACTGAAACCATTGGAAAATCAGCTGCTGCCCGTTCTATGGGTATGTCTTTGCCTACTCTAAACAAATATCTTGGATTTTCAGGAGTTCCTGACAAATTAAAGGCATTTGTTCCACAACAATTATCTCGAGACGAGATGACTCGTCTTTATCAGACAGTACCTAATGTCTCAAAAGCCATAAAAATTGTTGAAAAAATATCAAAACTAGACCCTCAATTAAGAAAAAAATACCTGATTGCATTATCTCGCTCTCCAAAGTCTTCTCATCAAAAACTACTAAAACAGGCAAAATCTCTACGAATAAAGCAAAAAATATCCTTCAAATTGTCTAAAACAAACGCCAAAAAACTTGCTAGAGCCTCTGATACTCTGGATACTACTCCCGACGATCTTGCTGGAAAGATAATTGCTGATTATCTAAAACGAAAAAAGCGTAGATAA
- a CDS encoding AAA family ATPase gives MTQIEYVLMIGVALSGKSTYVKANFEHELVRLSYFDNDRKKEMKYVEDCLKNGKSVVIDDTNLTVEIRKRHLDLAKKYDAKTIGIFMNTSVNILEQRQKRRRDPFPLAVIYKQIKELQTPTIDEGFDKLIVKKDYEQPKHT, from the coding sequence ATGACACAAATTGAATATGTGTTGATGATCGGCGTTGCTCTGAGTGGAAAATCAACATATGTCAAGGCAAATTTTGAACATGAGTTAGTTAGATTGTCTTATTTTGACAATGATCGTAAAAAAGAGATGAAATATGTTGAAGATTGCCTTAAGAATGGGAAAAGTGTGGTAATTGACGATACTAATCTAACTGTAGAGATTCGAAAACGTCATTTGGATCTTGCAAAAAAATATGATGCAAAAACAATTGGAATTTTTATGAATACTTCGGTAAACATACTCGAGCAAAGACAGAAAAGGAGAAGAGATCCGTTCCCACTTGCTGTTATTTACAAACAAATCAAAGAATTGCAAACTCCAACAATAGACGAAGGTTTTGATAAGTTGATTGTGAAAAAAGATTATGAGCAACCAAAACACACTTGA
- a CDS encoding universal stress protein, which produces MIKKILVPYDFTKFADTAFEKAVEIAEKFDAEVILLTVIGGDVDTSGMSFSRAQEVQDEREDKTKQDLEMIKNSGKYQDLNISVEIINNPSTVDGIIGFVDKNNIDLIVMGSHGRSGVKKLVLGSVASEVTTKANCQVLIAKLPKSKN; this is translated from the coding sequence ATGATAAAGAAAATACTAGTACCCTATGATTTTACAAAATTTGCAGATACTGCTTTTGAAAAAGCTGTAGAAATAGCAGAGAAATTTGATGCAGAAGTGATACTTCTCACAGTAATTGGAGGAGACGTTGACACATCTGGAATGTCATTTTCAAGAGCACAGGAAGTTCAAGATGAAAGAGAAGACAAAACAAAGCAGGATCTAGAAATGATAAAAAATTCTGGAAAATATCAAGACCTAAACATATCAGTAGAAATTATCAATAATCCATCAACAGTAGATGGGATTATCGGATTTGTTGACAAAAACAACATAGATCTGATTGTAATGGGTTCTCATGGAAGGTCTGGAGTCAAGAAACTAGTTTTAGGTAGTGTGGCATCAGAAGTCACAACAAAAGCAAACTGCCAAGTACTAATTGCAAAACTGCCAAAATCAAAAAACTAG
- a CDS encoding DUF6659 family protein, whose amino-acid sequence MSALSSEQLKELDLACKRLIKEEKEVFHAGVINQLGNLIAGGFKNEKDPIFNKESMKVTYMQMQLDFNMRQEMDEVLGPIDYIASRREKQLVISVPIGKNIVLITAEPTADDKKIIKKAEELFDSINIMTIKK is encoded by the coding sequence ATGTCTGCATTGAGTTCAGAGCAATTAAAGGAATTAGATTTAGCATGTAAACGATTGATTAAAGAAGAAAAAGAAGTTTTTCATGCAGGAGTAATCAACCAATTAGGAAATTTGATTGCAGGAGGATTCAAAAATGAGAAGGATCCCATCTTTAACAAAGAAAGCATGAAGGTAACATACATGCAAATGCAATTAGATTTTAACATGAGGCAAGAAATGGACGAAGTGTTAGGGCCAATTGATTACATTGCATCAAGAAGAGAAAAACAACTTGTAATCAGCGTGCCAATAGGAAAAAATATTGTTTTGATTACAGCAGAACCTACTGCAGATGATAAGAAAATTATCAAAAAAGCAGAGGAATTATTTGACAGTATCAATATCATGACCATCAAAAAATAA
- a CDS encoding PAC2 family protein, producing the protein MEFLQTEEPDIKKPIIIAAMQDMGNVGSIAINFINKNLDTKKFRTAKTPYPTFVVDNGGYVDLPNESWQYRYTEDLIVFGGGTGQPQENQELNELCQDVIDVAKKYSAKFIYTLGGFHTNRALDNNPKTFVTSTSKDLTKHMQTLGIETTPQRSLITGFNGLILGFAKQNNIQGIGMYGELNHPEIPQYRAAISIIKTLEKLTFRKLGDTSKLELMAQEIEKEFQN; encoded by the coding sequence ATGGAGTTTTTGCAAACAGAAGAACCAGACATCAAAAAACCAATAATAATTGCAGCTATGCAAGATATGGGAAATGTTGGAAGTATAGCAATTAATTTCATTAACAAAAATTTAGATACCAAAAAATTTAGAACAGCAAAGACACCATATCCAACATTTGTTGTAGATAATGGAGGATATGTTGACCTGCCAAATGAGAGTTGGCAATATAGATACACAGAAGATTTGATTGTTTTTGGAGGAGGGACGGGCCAGCCTCAAGAAAATCAAGAACTTAATGAATTATGCCAAGACGTGATAGATGTTGCAAAAAAATACTCTGCAAAGTTCATCTACACGTTAGGAGGGTTTCATACAAACAGAGCATTAGATAACAACCCAAAAACGTTTGTCACGTCAACATCAAAAGATCTTACAAAACACATGCAAACATTAGGAATAGAGACAACACCTCAACGCTCACTAATCACAGGGTTTAATGGGTTGATTTTGGGGTTTGCAAAACAAAACAACATACAAGGAATTGGAATGTATGGAGAATTGAATCATCCAGAAATTCCACAGTATAGGGCAGCCATAAGCATTATCAAGACATTGGAAAAATTGACTTTTCGAAAACTCGGAGACACATCAAAACTGGAATTAATGGCACAGGAAATTGAAAAGGAGTTTCAAAATTGA
- a CDS encoding S8 family serine peptidase, protein MNILYSVILSTTLLFSIFTISESFAMPDSDWVYLIPSHEQGLKNMFGVRHNFDTGFTATLNDHQVTALQKAGLNVEKIYNYQLLAPPGACEPWPSCKNGDGGDSGGSDPARIATPSSQIPWGINSIYNIGEDDFTPSGGLGVKVAVLDSGVDVDHIDLVSRIVDCKDFTKIDRKTGGPKENCDDRNGHGTHVAGTIMADGGFDGNGIFGIAPESELMAYKVCGGGGCWGDDIATAIITAHANGADIISMSLGADGQSSVIRDAIFSVTEAQDALGADGRKVLVIAAAGNDGPNIGTIDYPGANSNVVAVGALDENHNVANFSSRGINNGDYQIGEREVYFAAPGVSVYSTINDGTYGTKSGTSMATPHVSGLAAKVWQGSADATLTYLENLSFDFNNDGDDPASGFGLPRLP, encoded by the coding sequence ATGAATATTCTGTATTCTGTAATTTTATCTACAACATTATTGTTTAGCATATTTACCATATCTGAGTCATTTGCAATGCCTGATTCTGATTGGGTTTATTTGATACCTTCTCATGAACAGGGACTCAAAAACATGTTTGGTGTTAGACACAACTTTGATACTGGTTTTACTGCTACTCTTAATGATCATCAGGTAACTGCATTACAAAAAGCTGGATTGAATGTTGAAAAAATCTATAATTATCAATTACTCGCACCTCCTGGTGCATGTGAGCCTTGGCCTAGTTGCAAGAATGGCGACGGCGGTGATTCTGGCGGCAGTGATCCTGCAAGAATTGCAACACCTTCCTCACAGATACCTTGGGGCATAAATTCCATTTACAATATCGGTGAGGATGATTTTACGCCTTCTGGCGGTCTAGGTGTAAAGGTTGCAGTACTTGATTCAGGTGTTGACGTTGATCATATTGATTTAGTATCTAGAATTGTTGATTGTAAGGACTTTACCAAAATTGACCGAAAAACTGGTGGTCCAAAAGAAAACTGTGATGATAGAAATGGACATGGAACTCATGTGGCAGGAACCATAATGGCAGATGGCGGGTTTGATGGAAACGGAATTTTCGGTATTGCTCCTGAATCTGAATTGATGGCATACAAAGTATGTGGTGGTGGTGGTTGCTGGGGTGATGATATTGCAACAGCTATCATAACTGCACATGCAAACGGTGCCGATATTATTAGTATGAGTCTTGGCGCTGATGGCCAAAGCTCTGTTATCCGCGATGCTATCTTTAGTGTGACTGAAGCTCAGGATGCTCTTGGCGCTGATGGCCGAAAAGTTCTAGTCATTGCTGCTGCAGGAAATGATGGGCCAAACATAGGTACAATTGATTATCCTGGCGCAAACTCAAATGTTGTAGCTGTTGGTGCACTTGATGAAAATCATAATGTTGCAAACTTTTCAAGCAGAGGCATCAACAACGGTGATTATCAAATAGGTGAAAGGGAAGTATATTTTGCAGCACCTGGCGTTAGTGTGTATTCTACGATAAATGATGGAACTTATGGTACAAAATCTGGCACATCTATGGCCACTCCTCATGTTAGCGGATTAGCTGCAAAAGTTTGGCAGGGAAGTGCAGATGCAACATTGACATATCTTGAAAATCTGTCATTTGATTTTAATAATGATGGCGATGACCCTGCAAGTGGATTTGGACTTCCACGTCTTCCTTGA
- a CDS encoding DEAD/DEAH box helicase, translated as MKFCSKCGTKLTHNPEDVSLWICPKCNPEKIIPKRPVYGMNYSGRTKPCSKGCGAEIYWDEAFKSDSGKFIPIDARTDEPHTCEVGEAEPYYPDEIKRIKKESKPPAPKIPIPQNILFDTRKIPQSLVEQDPIIHEVIQGHKEKSHAIIHYENMTSPESEKIPVDNLKDMLSDGIIKGVVKYGFSGLLPFQAESIQSIIRGENTIISAPTGSGKTEAFTIPILEKISAQSEPGVFALFVYPLNALIDDQVSKVTDLIHKCKLDDKVGAYSIHGGQSTEYKNMIISEASKKSLIIATNFDFINYHLILQDKKWNELFKNAKIIVMDEAHSYTSFHGSNVYHVLKRMKRYMGKVQYIGSSATLDNSKEFFSNMFDLPKESFSYIKSKFRRKQNMHMFFIMPQKFGQRTTMEILSSICHRYGTTQLVFSNSHNDAEFLASNLEESNEGMRIQVHRGGLDQNYRKLYENQMKAGELDVLSCTPTLELGIDIGHVDVVISAFKNEYDSFVQRIGRAGRMGQKSYAICVFDPDDASCHYFARHIDQYLAQEHIIPINKKNPIIADKHLESIEIEKEAAEESDKSQYFDFANSINLRGASGEISIYHNSRKIGTRGVPVGYYQLHQNAIYHFNKQNYVVKNLIKSQNGARAYLERTFEKGKRTMSIVKTSIIQTSERNAVNKDITVNNRTISLRYGIIELNRTITGYLKGNYNESVDTFQTFNRSNVSSWRNFNWKSKHSAVKIKIPDEYISDPKDDSKKAMSQNSRIHTITHILVNAGKILTKSESNDIDAYYENGVIYLYDNSSDGFNGCSKIIFDNFEKVLQMSYSLLADCDCPTDKKIIQKGEDWGGCPKCTFTTNYCQTKNKDLSKTSAMRFFADFQHT; from the coding sequence ATGAAGTTTTGCTCAAAGTGTGGCACAAAACTAACACACAATCCTGAGGATGTAAGCCTGTGGATATGTCCCAAGTGCAACCCTGAAAAAATTATTCCAAAAAGACCAGTGTATGGAATGAACTACTCTGGAAGAACAAAACCATGCTCCAAAGGATGTGGTGCAGAGATTTACTGGGATGAGGCATTCAAGTCAGACTCAGGAAAATTTATCCCAATTGATGCAAGAACAGACGAACCACATACATGTGAAGTAGGTGAAGCAGAGCCATACTATCCAGATGAAATCAAAAGAATCAAAAAAGAATCAAAGCCGCCAGCACCCAAAATTCCCATACCACAAAACATATTGTTTGATACTAGAAAAATTCCACAATCATTAGTAGAACAAGACCCAATTATCCATGAAGTTATTCAAGGGCACAAGGAGAAATCACATGCAATAATCCATTATGAGAACATGACATCTCCAGAATCTGAAAAGATACCTGTGGATAATCTAAAGGATATGTTATCAGATGGCATCATTAAAGGAGTTGTAAAATATGGTTTTTCAGGATTATTGCCATTTCAAGCAGAGTCCATTCAAAGCATTATCAGAGGAGAAAACACAATAATTTCAGCTCCTACAGGTTCTGGAAAAACAGAGGCATTTACCATACCTATTTTAGAAAAAATCTCTGCTCAATCAGAGCCAGGCGTATTTGCATTGTTTGTATATCCTCTCAATGCACTAATTGATGATCAAGTATCCAAAGTAACTGATTTGATTCACAAATGCAAGTTAGATGACAAGGTAGGAGCGTATTCAATTCACGGAGGTCAGAGTACAGAATACAAAAACATGATAATTTCAGAGGCTTCAAAAAAATCTCTGATAATTGCCACAAACTTTGATTTTATCAACTATCATCTAATTTTACAAGACAAAAAATGGAATGAGTTGTTCAAGAATGCAAAAATAATTGTAATGGATGAGGCTCATTCATATACAAGCTTTCACGGTTCAAACGTTTACCATGTTTTAAAGAGAATGAAAAGATACATGGGAAAAGTTCAGTACATCGGGTCATCAGCAACATTGGACAACTCAAAAGAATTCTTTTCAAACATGTTTGATTTACCGAAAGAGTCATTCTCTTACATCAAAAGTAAATTCAGAAGAAAGCAAAACATGCACATGTTTTTCATAATGCCACAAAAATTTGGACAGAGAACAACAATGGAGATATTATCATCAATATGTCACAGGTATGGCACAACACAGCTTGTCTTTAGCAACTCACATAATGATGCAGAGTTTCTTGCATCAAACCTAGAGGAATCAAATGAAGGAATGAGAATACAGGTCCACAGAGGAGGCCTTGATCAAAACTATCGAAAATTATATGAAAATCAGATGAAGGCAGGTGAACTTGACGTATTATCATGTACGCCTACTTTGGAGCTTGGAATAGACATAGGTCATGTAGATGTTGTTATCTCAGCATTCAAAAATGAGTATGATTCTTTTGTTCAGAGAATTGGCCGTGCAGGAAGGATGGGGCAGAAATCATATGCAATTTGCGTGTTTGACCCTGATGATGCATCATGCCACTATTTTGCGCGCCATATTGACCAATATCTAGCCCAAGAGCACATCATTCCAATTAACAAGAAAAATCCAATCATTGCTGACAAGCATTTAGAATCAATTGAGATAGAAAAAGAGGCTGCAGAAGAATCAGATAAGTCACAATACTTTGACTTTGCAAATAGCATTAATCTCCGAGGGGCATCAGGAGAGATTTCAATATATCACAACTCTAGAAAAATAGGGACCAGAGGAGTGCCTGTGGGATATTATCAGTTACATCAAAATGCAATATATCATTTTAACAAACAAAACTATGTTGTAAAAAATTTGATCAAATCCCAAAATGGGGCAAGGGCGTACCTCGAGAGAACATTTGAGAAAGGAAAAAGGACCATGTCAATTGTAAAAACATCAATTATACAAACATCAGAAAGAAATGCAGTAAACAAAGACATCACAGTGAACAACAGAACAATTTCACTGCGTTATGGAATAATAGAATTGAATCGCACCATTACAGGTTATCTCAAGGGAAACTATAATGAATCAGTAGATACTTTTCAAACATTTAACAGAAGTAATGTTTCATCTTGGAGAAATTTCAATTGGAAGTCAAAGCATTCAGCGGTGAAGATAAAAATTCCAGATGAGTACATCTCAGATCCTAAAGACGATTCAAAAAAAGCCATGAGTCAAAATTCTAGAATACACACAATAACGCATATTCTTGTCAATGCAGGAAAGATCCTAACAAAGTCAGAATCAAATGACATTGATGCGTATTATGAAAACGGGGTAATCTACCTATACGACAATTCATCTGACGGATTTAATGGATGTAGTAAGATTATCTTTGATAACTTTGAAAAAGTCCTTCAAATGTCCTATTCTCTTTTGGCAGACTGTGACTGTCCTACAGACAAAAAAATAATTCAGAAAGGAGAAGACTGGGGAGGATGTCCCAAGTGTACATTCACTACAAATTACTGCCAGACAAAAAACAAGGATCTTTCAAAGACCTCTGCAATGAGATTTTTTGCAGATTTTCAACACACATAA
- a CDS encoding HD domain-containing protein yields MTNLETAQKFAKEKHKESLKKDGITKHVTHLESVVSRLKGLGVISEDVLCAGWLHDVLENTNVAFDELFERFGQNVATTVMSLSKDNTLSKKEKEIQYTKQLKNASIDAKLIKLCDVSANLKEVIKSDISKTKKRKTINQMLHYLRIIKNDLTKNQETYPGIAILIDGINQIVVQFHQKPIRLN; encoded by the coding sequence GTGACTAATTTAGAAACTGCACAAAAATTTGCCAAAGAGAAACACAAGGAAAGTCTCAAAAAAGACGGCATCACAAAACATGTAACTCATCTGGAGTCTGTAGTTAGTAGGCTGAAGGGACTTGGCGTGATATCTGAGGATGTCTTGTGTGCCGGATGGCTGCATGATGTTTTAGAAAACACTAATGTCGCCTTTGATGAACTCTTTGAAAGATTTGGTCAAAATGTGGCAACCACTGTTATGTCTCTATCAAAAGACAATACCCTTTCAAAAAAAGAAAAAGAGATTCAATATACAAAACAGCTAAAGAATGCATCCATTGATGCAAAACTAATCAAACTATGTGATGTTTCTGCAAACCTTAAAGAAGTTATAAAGTCTGACATATCAAAAACTAAAAAAAGAAAAACCATCAATCAAATGCTTCATTATCTTAGAATTATCAAAAATGATCTTACTAAAAACCAGGAAACTTACCCTGGAATTGCAATCTTAATTGATGGAATAAACCAAATTGTTGTTCAATTTCATCAAAAACCAATTCGTTTGAATTAG
- a CDS encoding VOC family protein, translated as MKNLRATSIDHINMKVKNLEESVKFYQKLFGFEVKQEDNPNKIDAPSKIIGNDSIKLCMYEVQDMSPEGGIAHFGFNIENYDEVLEKCRENGVSILYGGPIDWEKSQSIYIVDPSGYELELSKVSGGGL; from the coding sequence ATGAAAAATCTCAGAGCAACGTCAATTGATCATATCAACATGAAAGTAAAGAATTTAGAAGAAAGTGTAAAATTTTACCAAAAATTGTTTGGTTTTGAGGTAAAACAAGAAGACAACCCAAACAAAATTGATGCTCCGTCTAAGATCATAGGAAATGATTCGATCAAGCTTTGTATGTATGAGGTTCAAGACATGTCCCCAGAGGGAGGCATTGCTCATTTTGGTTTCAACATCGAAAATTATGATGAAGTGCTAGAAAAATGTAGAGAGAATGGAGTTAGCATACTCTATGGAGGTCCAATTGATTGGGAAAAATCCCAGTCAATATACATAGTAGATCCAAGCGGATATGAACTTGAGTTAAGCAAAGTGTCAGGTGGTGGACTGTAA
- a CDS encoding LEA type 2 family protein — translation MSKAIGIGIAIIVMILVVAGLFVYSYTQISVELSNVQLHSIDWATLSWPALINLGLDALTGNWFGAAFELIDGVNLNLIFAVQNKGILPVYIPDLSYDIFVNGISIGKGSSKTDITINPGNTKEITSFQNFKKDRMGQAVFSIIDTKGIMDIKVKGTAFVKFLGIDIPIPFESSRQISIYDEVRNTLNKEIQKNNQKSVGTTVGKSIENAIGAFVNDLLGGEELELSLQGQKFIDSTYTVEPGSYTFVSFSLNCDAKIQGGFLSKSMLGDDIMVFVFDDYNFGRYSDGLENAPIYDSGKTKSATFEMTLPSGEYHIVMSNEYSIISTKNVQFQVASICV, via the coding sequence ATGAGCAAGGCAATCGGCATCGGCATTGCAATCATTGTAATGATTTTGGTTGTGGCAGGATTGTTTGTTTATTCATACACACAAATATCAGTAGAATTGAGCAATGTTCAATTACACAGTATTGATTGGGCCACGCTTTCTTGGCCTGCGTTGATAAATCTGGGTTTGGATGCTTTAACGGGAAACTGGTTTGGTGCTGCGTTTGAATTGATAGACGGAGTAAATCTTAATTTGATTTTTGCAGTCCAAAACAAAGGAATTCTTCCAGTGTATATTCCTGATCTATCATATGATATTTTTGTAAACGGAATATCAATCGGCAAGGGCAGTAGTAAAACAGACATTACAATAAATCCCGGAAATACAAAAGAAATCACTTCGTTTCAAAACTTCAAAAAAGACAGAATGGGGCAAGCCGTGTTTTCCATAATAGATACAAAAGGAATAATGGACATCAAGGTAAAAGGCACGGCATTTGTCAAATTTTTGGGGATAGATATTCCAATACCCTTTGAATCATCGAGGCAAATTTCAATTTATGATGAAGTAAGAAACACGCTAAATAAAGAAATTCAGAAAAATAATCAAAAATCAGTGGGGACAACAGTAGGGAAGTCGATAGAAAATGCAATTGGAGCTTTTGTAAATGACTTGCTTGGAGGAGAAGAACTTGAACTGTCATTGCAGGGGCAGAAATTCATTGATTCCACATATACAGTTGAACCAGGATCATATACTTTTGTGTCATTTTCACTGAATTGCGATGCAAAGATTCAGGGAGGATTTCTCTCAAAATCCATGCTTGGGGATGACATCATGGTATTTGTGTTTGATGATTACAACTTTGGAAGGTATTCAGACGGTCTTGAAAATGCGCCCATATATGACAGCGGTAAAACAAAATCTGCAACATTTGAGATGACGCTCCCATCAGGAGAATACCATATCGTAATGTCTAATGAATATTCGATAATTTCTACTAAAAATGTCCAATTTCAGGTTGCATCAATTTGTGTCTAG